Proteins from a single region of Treponema sp. J25:
- the bcp gene encoding thioredoxin-dependent thiol peroxidase, whose amino-acid sequence MLVVGTEAPSFTLPDEEGNLHSLSDFKGKWVVLYFYPKDNTPGCTTEACSVRDVYDALLAQGAVVIGISKDSPQSHKKFKQKYNLPFYLLSDESTQTMQTYGAWGEKTMYGKKVMGTIRCTYIIGPDGIIRKVFPKVQPEGHGEEVLNFLKNSK is encoded by the coding sequence ATGTTAGTCGTTGGTACAGAGGCCCCTTCTTTCACCTTACCGGACGAAGAAGGGAATTTGCACAGTCTATCAGACTTTAAAGGGAAATGGGTTGTTCTTTATTTTTATCCCAAAGACAACACGCCGGGCTGTACCACTGAAGCCTGTTCGGTACGGGATGTCTACGACGCCCTTCTTGCTCAAGGAGCGGTGGTAATCGGGATTAGTAAAGATAGTCCCCAAAGCCACAAGAAATTTAAACAAAAGTACAACCTTCCCTTTTATCTTTTGTCCGATGAGAGTACCCAGACCATGCAAACCTACGGGGCCTGGGGAGAAAAGACTATGTATGGCAAAAAAGTGATGGGGACCATCCGTTGTACCTATATCATTGGGCCAGACGGCATTATTAGAAAGGTATTCCCCAAGGTACAACCGGAAGGTCATGGGGAAGAGGTCCTGAATTTTTTAAAAAATTCGAAATGA
- the msrA gene encoding peptide-methionine (S)-S-oxide reductase MsrA, with the protein METKERAQAYLGGGCFWCMEAVFEMVPGVIDVTNGYAGGTTPQPTYQAVCTGKTGHAEVVRITYDPEQISYAELLDIFFTSHDPTTENRQGADVGPQYRSIILYQTEEEATIARQKIQEHQAYWHRPIVTEVVPLTTFWEAEEYHQDYYRNHPYNSYCQFVISPKVEKIKSHALLRQKDMIHQKHIQ; encoded by the coding sequence ATGGAAACGAAAGAAAGAGCCCAGGCATACCTGGGAGGCGGATGTTTCTGGTGCATGGAAGCGGTCTTCGAAATGGTTCCGGGGGTTATCGACGTAACCAATGGATACGCCGGCGGAACGACTCCACAACCAACCTATCAGGCGGTATGCACCGGCAAAACAGGCCATGCTGAAGTGGTACGAATTACCTATGATCCAGAGCAGATTAGTTACGCCGAACTTTTAGATATCTTCTTTACCAGCCACGATCCAACCACCGAAAATCGCCAGGGAGCCGATGTGGGGCCCCAATACCGTTCCATAATTCTGTATCAAACCGAAGAAGAAGCGACCATAGCCCGACAGAAGATCCAGGAACATCAGGCCTATTGGCATCGCCCCATCGTAACCGAAGTAGTACCCCTCACAACGTTCTGGGAAGCGGAAGAATATCACCAGGACTATTACCGTAATCATCCCTATAATTCATACTGTCAATTTGTTATCAGCCCAAAGGTAGAAAAGATTAAAAGCCATGCCTTGTTAAGGCAAAAAGATATGATACATCAGAAACACATTCAGTAG
- a CDS encoding arsenate reductase ArsC — MIKVLFLCVHNSARSQMAEAFLKKYGGEYFDVESSGLEPGKLNPYVVRAMAEVGIDISHNPVKDVFDLYRAGKHYNLVITVCSREAAEKCPIFPGIHERLYWPFPDPSSFTGTDEEIMEQVRQVRDMIEAKIKEFVATYRERTQK, encoded by the coding sequence ATGATAAAGGTTTTGTTTCTCTGTGTGCATAATTCAGCCCGTAGCCAGATGGCAGAGGCCTTTTTAAAAAAATACGGCGGAGAGTATTTCGATGTGGAGAGTTCGGGCCTTGAACCGGGGAAACTAAACCCCTATGTGGTCCGGGCCATGGCTGAGGTAGGGATTGATATTTCCCATAATCCGGTCAAAGATGTTTTTGACCTCTATCGAGCGGGAAAACACTACAACCTTGTTATCACCGTATGTTCTCGAGAGGCGGCGGAAAAATGTCCTATTTTCCCCGGAATTCATGAACGGTTGTACTGGCCTTTCCCGGATCCTTCTAGTTTTACCGGAACCGATGAAGAAATCATGGAACAGGTACGCCAGGTTCGAGATATGATCGAAGCTAAAATCAAAGAATTTGTGGCTACCTATCGGGAAAGGACTCAAAAATAA
- a CDS encoding DUF4349 domain-containing protein: MKTVRRRVFIAMVTGVFLFSCAKNSAGAVRTEKALAAARPMVAPSPEAEGLLLDAQEGLPQRIDDSTSGGPVAGETVPKERKLIYRAQVELRVSDIQKAFSEVTDLLKSFGAYLAHQTTTEESITAEIRVPREQFQNMLTRLEQLGKVRTKNIFTEDVTDTYFDLEQRIKNKRTLVERYREYLKSAKNIEEILKVEQALSDATYELERLEGSFTQLSQQIAYSTINLVLEPLMPTGSEKSTFLEKLQEFFASYGETLGNIVIVIIGLVVYGIPLLLIGAFVWYLSFGKIGLVRKLFRLIHSEKKAPPRREI, from the coding sequence CCGGAGCAGTCCGAACAGAAAAGGCCCTTGCGGCCGCCCGACCGATGGTGGCTCCGAGCCCTGAAGCAGAGGGACTTTTGCTGGATGCCCAGGAAGGCCTTCCTCAACGTATTGACGATTCCACGAGTGGTGGCCCTGTGGCCGGCGAAACGGTCCCCAAGGAACGGAAACTCATCTACCGGGCTCAGGTAGAGCTTCGGGTATCGGACATACAAAAGGCCTTTAGCGAAGTCACGGATTTGCTCAAAAGCTTTGGGGCATATCTAGCCCATCAAACCACCACGGAGGAATCCATTACCGCCGAAATCCGGGTGCCCCGGGAACAGTTTCAGAACATGCTTACCCGATTGGAACAACTCGGCAAAGTACGGACAAAAAATATCTTTACCGAGGATGTAACCGACACCTATTTTGATCTGGAACAACGGATCAAAAACAAACGCACCCTGGTAGAACGGTACCGGGAGTACCTTAAAAGCGCAAAAAATATCGAGGAAATCCTTAAGGTGGAACAGGCCCTGTCCGACGCAACCTACGAACTGGAACGCCTGGAAGGTTCCTTTACCCAGCTCAGCCAACAAATAGCGTACAGCACCATCAATCTTGTTTTAGAACCCCTGATGCCAACGGGCTCAGAAAAAAGCACGTTTCTAGAAAAACTCCAGGAGTTCTTTGCCAGTTATGGGGAAACCCTGGGAAACATAGTTATCGTCATAATTGGCCTTGTGGTATACGGCATTCCCCTGCTTCTGATAGGCGCCTTTGTCTGGTATCTTTCTTTCGGCAAGATAGGGCTCGTCCGAAAGCTTTTCAGATTGATACATTCTGAGAAAAAAGCCCCACCCCGGAGGGAAATATAA